A section of the Roseivirga sp. BDSF3-8 genome encodes:
- a CDS encoding amino acid adenylation domain-containing protein, protein MKELLNRITQAGIIVEVKEGNLQMFATTDEVDADLIGEIKGRKDEILSYLLQSQHMAVEEKQYEPISLAESAESYPLSRAQLRLWLASQTEEGSAAYNIPNSVTLNEGIELDSFKEAVLDTVERHEILRTVFKMNKDGEVRQYVRSLEETGLLVGFKDYRNKANPKEAADAYIAADSFAPFDLEKGPLIRAELLQYAEKGYIFYYNLHHIIADGRSMDVLANDVVALYAAIKSSQSSKLEPLEFQYKDFAVWQNQKLDGDQLEKHKSYWQERLQGDIPVIEFPFAKKRPQIKTYNGRGLGFVLNPEVVTALKDYTSQKGGSLMMSLMAAWKVLFRNYTGESDILVGSMLTGRDHVELENQIGFYINVLPVRSHVDTSTSFDDFYNSFKNELIKSYEYQEYPFDQIITDVGAKGSQSRGPLIDIFFNYYEAPDLGNRFDSRNYKDLGDRLVRSDMEFHITTDGNNVNIIINYNQDIYESASIENMAIHYNAIVGALLSDSNQVMGEVDFISGAEKYELLNSYNSHTAPIPSGSTLIGLFEEQTSKTPDQIALIGGEVSLSYGELNEKANRLAAYMSSESGVQKGDFVGVHLNRNTNCIVSILAIMKLGAVYLPVDHTYPADRKKLIIEDAGVQLLLHENSTEELKDFYYGKVLDPREAEGYTADKVFNAPVEGDLAYVIYTSGSTGKPKGVLIQHKAIVNTIISQIDIFKMSAESRVLQFASFSFDASVSEIFTALGSGARLYIAGDDVRNDANRFKDYVIQHDIDTVTLPPSYFQTIDSAAFAKFNMLVTAGEAPEYAKVAEYLTVGKYYCNAYGPTETSICGSAFTVSSAGELPSQNIPIGKPIHNAEIYILNEYNKLVPKGAIGEICIGGPGLAKGYHNRPELTDEKFMSHPFKAGERLYKTGDLGRWLDSGDVEFKGRIDQQVKIRGYRIEPGEVEYAIGRINGVEQASVIALEDCEGFKNLVAYIVAADKALKPVHIKDTLKMALPAYMVPGAYVFIDQIPLTHNGKIDRNKLPLPDDSAFTKQEYVAPGTEVEKHLANAWKQILGPEKVGVNDNFFDLGGHSLLAAKLAFAVSRSLKMEFSMNNLFKYPTIRSLGQYIELLISQKDDTSASEVDDEEVMFL, encoded by the coding sequence ATGAAAGAGCTACTTAATCGTATTACCCAAGCCGGCATCATCGTGGAGGTGAAGGAGGGCAATCTTCAGATGTTTGCCACAACAGACGAGGTGGATGCAGACCTGATAGGAGAGATTAAAGGCAGGAAAGATGAGATTCTGTCATACCTTCTTCAAAGCCAGCATATGGCAGTAGAAGAAAAGCAGTATGAGCCAATATCCTTGGCAGAGTCTGCTGAAAGCTATCCGCTCTCCAGGGCTCAATTAAGGCTTTGGCTAGCCAGCCAGACCGAAGAAGGGTCTGCGGCCTATAATATACCAAATTCCGTGACACTGAATGAAGGTATAGAGCTCGATAGTTTTAAAGAAGCTGTTCTGGACACCGTTGAGAGGCACGAAATCCTGCGTACCGTATTCAAAATGAATAAAGATGGCGAAGTGCGCCAGTATGTCCGTTCCCTGGAGGAAACCGGTCTGCTGGTAGGGTTTAAGGACTATAGAAATAAAGCCAACCCCAAAGAAGCTGCTGATGCTTATATTGCCGCCGATAGCTTTGCCCCTTTTGATCTGGAAAAAGGCCCGCTGATCAGGGCAGAATTACTGCAGTACGCTGAAAAAGGTTATATATTCTATTATAACCTTCATCATATCATTGCTGATGGCCGCTCTATGGACGTACTGGCTAATGATGTTGTGGCTTTGTATGCAGCCATTAAATCAAGTCAGTCGTCCAAGTTGGAACCTTTAGAATTTCAATACAAAGACTTTGCTGTCTGGCAGAATCAAAAGCTGGATGGCGACCAACTTGAGAAACATAAAAGCTATTGGCAAGAGCGATTGCAGGGAGATATACCCGTCATAGAATTTCCATTTGCAAAGAAGCGCCCCCAAATTAAAACCTATAATGGAAGAGGGCTTGGTTTCGTGCTTAATCCTGAGGTGGTCACTGCCCTCAAGGACTATACATCGCAAAAAGGTGGAAGTCTCATGATGAGCCTTATGGCCGCATGGAAGGTGCTTTTTCGTAACTACACCGGCGAGAGTGATATACTGGTGGGCAGTATGCTTACCGGTAGGGACCATGTGGAGCTTGAAAACCAAATAGGCTTTTATATTAATGTATTACCTGTAAGAAGCCATGTAGATACCTCAACCTCATTTGATGATTTTTACAACTCCTTTAAAAACGAACTGATTAAATCATACGAATACCAGGAGTATCCTTTCGATCAGATTATTACCGATGTAGGAGCAAAAGGTAGTCAGAGCAGAGGACCACTTATTGATATCTTCTTTAACTATTACGAAGCGCCCGACCTGGGAAACAGATTTGATAGCCGGAATTATAAAGATTTGGGTGACAGGCTGGTAAGGTCTGATATGGAGTTTCATATCACTACTGATGGAAACAATGTCAATATTATCATCAACTACAACCAGGACATTTACGAAAGTGCTTCCATAGAGAATATGGCGATTCACTATAATGCCATCGTCGGGGCACTGCTTTCTGACAGCAACCAGGTCATGGGTGAAGTAGACTTTATCTCAGGTGCAGAGAAATATGAACTGCTGAATTCTTACAATAGTCATACGGCCCCTATTCCTTCCGGCTCTACCCTTATCGGCCTGTTTGAAGAACAGACAAGTAAAACACCTGACCAAATCGCCCTTATAGGGGGCGAGGTGAGCTTATCCTATGGCGAACTCAATGAAAAAGCTAACCGGCTTGCAGCTTATATGTCATCCGAAAGCGGAGTTCAAAAAGGAGACTTTGTAGGGGTTCACCTGAACAGGAATACCAACTGTATAGTATCTATCCTGGCAATTATGAAGCTGGGAGCTGTTTACCTGCCAGTAGACCATACTTATCCTGCCGATAGAAAAAAACTTATAATAGAGGATGCCGGCGTACAGTTGCTTTTGCATGAAAACAGTACCGAAGAACTGAAAGACTTTTATTATGGAAAGGTTCTGGATCCCCGGGAGGCCGAAGGTTACACTGCTGATAAGGTATTTAATGCCCCGGTGGAGGGTGATCTCGCCTATGTCATCTATACCTCAGGCTCCACGGGTAAACCCAAGGGCGTACTTATACAGCATAAAGCCATTGTAAACACCATCATTTCCCAGATAGATATATTTAAAATGTCTGCCGAAAGCCGGGTGCTGCAGTTTGCCTCCTTTTCCTTCGATGCATCCGTATCTGAGATATTTACGGCTCTGGGCTCAGGTGCAAGGTTATATATTGCCGGAGATGATGTTCGGAATGATGCAAACCGGTTTAAAGATTATGTGATTCAGCATGATATAGACACCGTTACCCTGCCTCCGTCTTATTTCCAGACAATAGATAGTGCAGCTTTTGCAAAATTCAATATGCTGGTTACTGCAGGCGAGGCACCGGAGTATGCAAAAGTGGCGGAATACCTGACAGTAGGAAAGTATTACTGTAATGCATATGGCCCTACGGAAACCAGTATTTGTGGTTCTGCTTTTACAGTGTCATCCGCCGGCGAGCTCCCTTCACAAAATATTCCTATCGGCAAGCCTATACACAATGCAGAAATTTATATTCTGAATGAGTATAATAAACTGGTGCCCAAAGGAGCCATAGGTGAAATCTGCATCGGAGGTCCGGGGCTGGCCAAAGGCTACCATAACAGGCCGGAACTAACTGACGAAAAGTTTATGTCCCATCCTTTCAAAGCAGGGGAGAGGTTGTATAAAACCGGTGATCTGGGCAGGTGGCTGGATAGTGGAGACGTTGAATTTAAGGGGCGGATCGATCAACAGGTAAAAATCCGTGGCTATCGTATAGAGCCCGGCGAGGTCGAATATGCTATCGGCAGGATTAATGGAGTCGAACAGGCATCGGTCATTGCCCTAGAGGACTGCGAAGGGTTTAAAAACCTGGTAGCCTACATCGTGGCGGCTGATAAAGCTTTGAAGCCAGTACATATAAAAGATACCCTTAAAATGGCTCTGCCAGCCTACATGGTTCCAGGGGCCTATGTGTTTATAGATCAGATTCCTCTAACCCACAATGGAAAGATCGACCGGAACAAACTCCCCCTTCCTGATGATAGTGCCTTTACCAAACAGGAGTATGTAGCCCCCGGCACCGAAGTAGAGAAGCATCTTGCCAATGCCTGGAAGCAGATTCTTGGCCCTGAAAAAGTAGGTGTTAACGATAACTTCTTCGACCTCGGCGGACACTCACTGTTGGCAGCCAAGTTGGCATTTGCTGTTTCCAGAAGTTTGAAAATGGAGTTTAGCATGAACAACCTGTTCAAATACCCGACTATACGGTCACTGGGGCAATACATAGAACTTCTTATCTCTCAAAAGGATGATACGTCTGCCAGTGAGGTAGATGATGAAGAGGTCATGTTCTTATAA
- a CDS encoding TauD/TfdA family dioxygenase, whose amino-acid sequence MDTTNTISAAAELEGFYYPSPGTPPDFLLIKKPEGEKDLVKWINDNKEEFDNMLHTNGAILFRGFRVNTVSKFEKVSDIFKSETREYKFRSSPRFTVGKNVYTSTSYPKESVINMHSEASYTPYRDVQCVIFCCIQPPSVGGETPIADNRMILQNLSEETRKKFQEKGVMYMRNLDKNAGLPWQEVFQTTDRKVVEAECEETGMTYTWKDDDNLQMTWVKKAIWEHPFKKEQTWYNHAFFYNKYTFESEFGATELSDRLPYNSYFGDGSEISKEEMEELTMAYKKATIQFTWKKGDVLFLDNLLVSHGRNAYDGKRKILASLF is encoded by the coding sequence ATGGATACTACTAATACAATATCTGCTGCGGCAGAACTGGAGGGGTTTTATTACCCCTCTCCCGGCACTCCTCCTGATTTTTTATTGATCAAAAAGCCTGAAGGTGAGAAAGACCTGGTAAAGTGGATCAATGATAATAAGGAAGAGTTTGACAATATGCTTCATACTAACGGAGCCATATTATTTCGTGGTTTTAGAGTAAATACCGTCTCCAAATTTGAAAAGGTGAGCGATATTTTCAAGTCTGAAACCCGTGAGTATAAATTCAGATCCTCACCCCGGTTCACCGTAGGTAAAAACGTATATACTAGTACCTCTTACCCAAAAGAATCGGTAATTAATATGCACAGCGAGGCGTCATATACACCTTACCGCGATGTGCAGTGTGTGATTTTCTGCTGTATTCAGCCCCCGTCAGTAGGTGGTGAAACGCCTATTGCTGATAATAGAATGATCTTACAGAACCTGAGCGAAGAAACCCGCAAAAAATTCCAGGAAAAGGGGGTCATGTACATGAGAAACCTGGATAAAAATGCAGGGTTACCCTGGCAGGAGGTATTTCAAACTACTGATCGTAAGGTAGTGGAGGCTGAATGTGAAGAAACCGGTATGACCTATACCTGGAAGGACGATGATAACCTTCAGATGACATGGGTAAAAAAAGCCATTTGGGAACATCCCTTCAAAAAGGAGCAGACCTGGTACAACCACGCCTTCTTCTACAACAAATATACCTTTGAGAGTGAGTTCGGGGCCACCGAATTATCGGATCGTCTTCCCTACAACTCCTATTTTGGTGACGGTAGTGAAATATCCAAAGAAGAAATGGAAGAGCTGACCATGGCCTATAAAAAAGCCACCATTCAGTTTACCTGGAAAAAAGGCGATGTTCTTTTTCTTGACAACCTACTCGTTTCACATGGACGGAATGCCTACGACGGTAAACGTAAAATACTCGCCTCACTTTTCTGA
- a CDS encoding amino acid adenylation domain-containing protein: MQDTITVLDIIQSAKANGVKLFVEQGKLGVRKEKNATIPADLMSLIRDYKAELIDFIENDLKAVSEAGISEIRQIPSASSYPLSNAQTRLYVASQVEEASVAYNMPKTITMDGLEDRESFEKAVHYTIARHEILRTVFRINNEGEIRQYVLTTEELGFTITYEDLRGKSDSQARLSAFVSADVTRPFNLAEGPLLRAALLRLDEHRYTFYYNMHHIISDGWSMDILSRDVMQCYQAFSNGQEPVLQPLAIQYKDYTAWQSKQLESDHYKQHRDYWNNQFKEPGPTLDLPAYTQRPAIKTYNGRNLGYHIPAGLISGLRSMTSEHGGSLFTGLLAVWNILLYRYTGHTDITIGNPVAGRNHIDLEDQIGFYINPLPLRHNLNPAESFAEVYKSVKASALRAYDHQVYPFDRLVEDLDLQRDNSRSALFDILIDYHGVSGGNKRFESDEVSDLGTGYIKFDIELHLTEVSGGVDILAVYNTDVYELHIIEAFLRHYRELLDSLMADTSAPVAEADLLLDEEKEQLTALNKTEKAYPDKTVIDLFAEQAVLHPDAVAVSFDGKQLTYKELEQQSGQLANCLQKEHNIAAGHFIGIHLNRSPDYIIAVLGILKAGAGYVPVDVAYPADRKQYICEDANISLVITDTSFMFEMDYYSGTIFAIDVEFDASQYETRVSLPHAPDLAYVIYTSGSTGKPKGVQIGHTSFANYIVWARDHYLTPDLDNTNFGMFTSPSFDLTITSMFLPLISGGTLKVLEENSDIYATLSQYLSGGLACIKLTPSHITMMKGMDGENIYLQIAIVGGEELKPSHVKILRSLNPFIKIYNEYGPTEATIGCAVYEVGQNEKEIYIGKPIANTRIYILNDEDRLAPFGVTGEICIGGEGLSKGYLNRADLTAEKFVKSPWGERLYKTGDTGRWLPLGQLDYQGREDTQVKVRGYRIELGEIETVLSAEPGINDVAVEARIDKQGGRQLVAYLVTSNETDIELLQQSIARKLPEYMMPRVYVVMEKLPLTPNGKIDRKALPDPEKAGSNRPGYVAPESQEEKVLVAAWETILGKDPIGIMDNFYNLGGDSLKSIQVIHKVKQAGFSMSVTDIVEHPVLQDLALKITIDEKVNIEQSEDIPAKFDLEEGKLYPVSYNQLYFINRPWDLILSHLIYIDWTSAEAFEKALRAKLATYRSFLVSFLKDDQGIQQKYLGKNRLNVDIHVENLTDFNPDKFHAQSDSYLRESYNYFDNSALIRAYVAPDSQNRDKAYFKFSIAHGITDIETYKTLVHSLEYELYAQETDRTSPSNFEFALRQEAFLQSVKGIKQREWWKRYLSNVSPKAASEQTEDKVEYVSQKITLGQDRLSDIIESVKAMNLPVSSVFLAAYQLFMHKLDLDGKSVHMVTVNGREENSEGSLPEDVSGVTTNFLPVIYNGKKIRSGEEYVRSIYKKYLDLRLHQRIPYEVIRQDYREATRYDLSTVINGFFNFRTVENILLNHEDDRKGAAQSIELLNRTDVYGVVIICDLYKDGLKVNLLCPKSIYDTMLDRNLVSFYINNCLNDLFETTLNN; encoded by the coding sequence ATGCAGGATACTATTACGGTTTTAGATATTATTCAAAGTGCAAAGGCAAATGGGGTAAAACTGTTTGTAGAACAGGGAAAATTGGGAGTCAGGAAGGAAAAGAATGCGACTATTCCTGCTGACCTCATGAGCCTGATCAGGGACTACAAGGCAGAGCTTATTGATTTTATAGAAAACGACCTGAAAGCCGTTTCAGAGGCTGGTATAAGTGAAATCAGGCAGATTCCCTCAGCTTCCAGCTACCCCCTGAGTAATGCTCAGACCCGCCTCTACGTCGCAAGCCAGGTAGAAGAGGCCTCTGTCGCTTATAATATGCCTAAAACCATAACTATGGACGGGCTTGAAGACCGTGAAAGCTTCGAAAAAGCCGTTCATTACACTATTGCCCGGCATGAGATCCTGCGGACCGTCTTCAGGATAAATAATGAAGGGGAAATAAGACAGTACGTTCTTACCACTGAAGAACTTGGATTTACTATTACGTATGAAGATCTGCGGGGAAAAAGTGATAGTCAGGCAAGATTGTCTGCCTTTGTCTCAGCAGATGTAACCAGGCCTTTTAACCTCGCCGAAGGCCCACTGCTTCGTGCAGCCTTACTTCGTCTGGATGAACACCGCTATACGTTCTACTACAATATGCACCACATCATCAGTGATGGCTGGAGCATGGATATTCTTAGCCGTGACGTCATGCAGTGCTATCAGGCCTTTAGTAACGGTCAGGAGCCTGTACTCCAACCCCTTGCTATTCAATACAAAGATTACACTGCATGGCAGAGCAAGCAACTCGAAAGTGACCACTACAAACAGCACCGTGATTATTGGAATAACCAATTTAAAGAGCCTGGACCCACACTGGACCTTCCGGCCTATACTCAGCGCCCTGCCATAAAAACTTATAATGGCCGGAACCTGGGATATCATATACCTGCCGGGCTTATTTCAGGACTCCGTAGTATGACTTCTGAACATGGCGGTAGTCTGTTTACCGGCCTGCTGGCTGTATGGAACATATTGCTGTACCGGTATACCGGCCATACCGATATTACTATCGGAAATCCGGTAGCGGGACGCAATCACATAGACCTGGAAGACCAGATCGGCTTTTATATTAATCCGCTTCCCCTTCGCCATAATCTCAACCCGGCCGAAAGTTTTGCTGAAGTGTATAAAAGTGTGAAAGCATCTGCACTTCGAGCCTATGACCATCAGGTTTATCCTTTTGACCGCCTTGTAGAAGACTTGGACCTTCAGCGTGACAACAGCCGGAGTGCGCTATTTGATATTCTGATCGACTATCATGGAGTGTCCGGCGGTAACAAAAGGTTTGAATCAGACGAAGTGAGCGACCTCGGAACTGGCTATATCAAATTCGATATAGAGCTTCACCTGACCGAAGTGAGCGGGGGTGTGGATATATTGGCTGTTTATAATACCGATGTTTATGAGCTACATATAATAGAAGCATTCCTGCGACATTATAGGGAGCTACTCGACAGCCTTATGGCAGATACTTCTGCTCCGGTAGCCGAAGCAGATCTGTTGCTGGATGAAGAAAAAGAGCAGCTTACAGCATTAAACAAAACAGAAAAAGCTTATCCTGATAAAACAGTGATTGATCTGTTTGCAGAGCAGGCTGTTTTGCATCCCGATGCAGTGGCCGTTAGTTTTGATGGTAAGCAGCTTACTTATAAAGAACTGGAGCAACAGTCAGGTCAGTTGGCAAACTGCCTTCAGAAAGAACATAATATAGCGGCTGGACATTTTATAGGCATACACCTGAATCGCAGTCCTGATTATATCATTGCCGTATTAGGTATACTTAAAGCCGGAGCAGGATATGTGCCAGTAGATGTAGCGTACCCCGCCGACCGTAAGCAGTATATTTGTGAAGATGCCAACATAAGCCTGGTAATAACAGATACCAGCTTTATGTTTGAGATGGACTATTATAGCGGTACCATCTTTGCCATAGATGTCGAATTCGATGCCAGCCAGTATGAAACCCGGGTATCCTTACCCCACGCTCCGGATCTAGCTTATGTAATTTACACATCTGGCTCTACAGGTAAACCTAAAGGAGTACAGATCGGGCATACCTCATTTGCCAACTACATAGTATGGGCTCGGGACCACTATCTGACCCCTGATCTGGATAATACAAATTTTGGGATGTTTACCTCTCCCTCATTTGACCTCACTATCACCAGTATGTTCCTGCCACTGATAAGCGGTGGTACCCTGAAGGTGCTCGAAGAAAACAGTGATATCTATGCAACCCTAAGCCAGTACTTATCCGGAGGCCTAGCGTGTATAAAGTTGACCCCTTCTCATATCACCATGATGAAGGGTATGGATGGCGAAAATATCTATCTGCAAATAGCCATAGTAGGAGGGGAGGAACTCAAACCTTCGCATGTGAAGATACTCCGAAGCCTAAATCCGTTTATTAAAATATACAATGAGTACGGTCCTACCGAAGCCACCATAGGATGCGCCGTGTATGAAGTAGGGCAAAACGAAAAAGAGATTTATATCGGCAAACCTATTGCCAATACCCGCATTTATATTCTTAATGATGAGGACCGGCTGGCACCTTTCGGGGTCACCGGTGAAATCTGTATAGGCGGGGAGGGTCTGTCCAAAGGCTACTTGAACCGGGCCGATCTCACTGCTGAAAAATTTGTCAAAAGCCCTTGGGGCGAACGCCTTTACAAAACGGGTGATACAGGACGCTGGCTACCTTTAGGCCAACTAGACTACCAGGGCAGAGAAGACACCCAGGTCAAAGTGAGAGGCTATAGAATTGAACTTGGTGAGATAGAAACAGTGCTATCTGCGGAACCCGGTATAAATGACGTAGCTGTGGAAGCCCGGATCGATAAGCAAGGGGGCAGACAACTTGTGGCATATCTTGTGACCAGTAATGAAACTGATATAGAGCTACTTCAGCAATCAATCGCGAGGAAGCTACCGGAATACATGATGCCCAGGGTCTATGTAGTGATGGAAAAGCTCCCACTAACCCCTAACGGTAAAATAGACCGCAAAGCATTACCCGATCCGGAAAAAGCTGGTAGTAATAGACCGGGATACGTAGCTCCTGAAAGCCAAGAAGAAAAAGTGCTGGTTGCGGCATGGGAAACTATTTTAGGTAAGGACCCCATTGGCATAATGGACAATTTCTATAACCTGGGGGGCGACTCTCTAAAGTCTATACAGGTTATTCATAAAGTGAAGCAGGCGGGATTTAGTATGTCGGTGACCGATATTGTAGAACATCCGGTACTCCAGGATCTTGCCTTAAAAATTACGATTGATGAAAAGGTAAATATTGAGCAGTCCGAGGATATACCGGCAAAATTTGATTTGGAAGAAGGTAAGCTATACCCTGTCTCCTATAATCAGCTTTATTTTATCAACCGTCCGTGGGATCTCATCCTTTCCCATCTTATTTATATAGATTGGACCTCTGCCGAAGCATTTGAAAAAGCACTGAGAGCGAAGCTCGCAACCTATAGGTCATTTCTTGTTTCTTTTCTAAAGGATGATCAGGGGATCCAACAGAAATACCTGGGAAAGAACCGGTTAAATGTTGATATACATGTTGAGAACTTGACAGACTTTAATCCAGATAAGTTTCATGCTCAGTCAGATAGCTACCTGAGAGAAAGTTATAACTATTTTGATAATAGTGCTCTGATAAGAGCCTACGTAGCCCCAGATTCACAAAATCGTGACAAAGCTTATTTTAAGTTTTCTATTGCTCATGGTATTACTGATATTGAAACATATAAGACCCTTGTTCACTCACTTGAGTATGAGCTATATGCACAGGAAACTGACCGCACTAGTCCTTCTAACTTTGAATTTGCCCTCAGACAGGAGGCTTTTCTACAGTCTGTTAAGGGGATAAAGCAAAGAGAATGGTGGAAGCGATACTTAAGTAATGTTTCTCCTAAAGCTGCCTCCGAGCAAACTGAAGACAAGGTAGAATATGTATCTCAGAAAATAACCCTTGGACAGGATCGGTTAAGTGATATTATCGAGAGTGTTAAGGCGATGAACTTACCAGTATCATCTGTATTCCTCGCGGCATACCAGTTATTTATGCATAAGCTTGATCTGGATGGAAAGTCAGTTCATATGGTCACCGTTAACGGGAGAGAAGAAAATTCAGAAGGTTCTTTGCCGGAAGATGTGTCAGGCGTTACGACTAATTTTTTACCAGTCATCTACAATGGTAAAAAAATCCGTAGCGGAGAAGAGTACGTTCGCAGCATTTATAAAAAATACCTGGATTTAAGATTACATCAGCGAATACCATATGAAGTCATTCGACAAGACTACAGGGAGGCTACCAGATATGATCTAAGTACAGTCATAAATGGTTTTTTTAATTTCCGAACTGTAGAAAATATTCTTCTTAATCATGAGGACGATAGAAAGGGAGCAGCCCAAAGTATTGAACTGCTTAATAGGACCGATGTATACGGGGTAGTTATTATATGTGATCTTTATAAGGATGGTCTAAAAGTTAACCTATTATGCCCCAAGTCTATATACGATACGATGCTTGATCGTAATCTTGTTAGTTTTTATATAAATAATTGCCTTAATGATTTGTTTGAGACAACACTAAATAACTGA